A segment of the Panulirus ornatus isolate Po-2019 chromosome 39, ASM3632096v1, whole genome shotgun sequence genome:
gataatgatgataatgatgatgataataataatgatgataatgatgataatgataatgatgatgatgatagagtaaTGTTTTTCCGTGGTGGTCATATGTCAGTAGGCAGAAGGGGTTCAGGGTCACCTGCCTTGTTGGGAGGTGATAACCGAGCCACTATCCTCCACCAGTTGGTCACACATACGTATGTGTGAACTTATAAAGTATATGGGTACGACCTATGTTTCCAGCACAGCGGCCAGAGACACCTGAAGGCTGCACTACACGCCGGAGCAGGGAAAGTTTTTCTCCTTTGAGTGAGGAAGAGTGCCACTGTGTGAGGCCCCTCGATAACTGAAGGCAGAATGATTAAGGTTATCCTACATCCTTCACAGCTGGACACACCCAGGCAGACTCCTCCCGCTTGAGACTCAACCCAGAGTAACGTGTTACTTTTGGTGAGATTGTCATCGGCTGTACAGTCTCgccagagaacttctcactccaaaggggtccatcAAACATTTCCCTGCacctggatgtagcgcagccttacgGTAACAAGAGCTCCTGGAAAATGGTTCACGGAGTAGATCCGGAACCTTGTCATGATCCTTGGTTCCACTCCGGTGCACTCGGCTTGCTTCATAAGTGCTGCGACAGTGTCATAAAGGGGTCTTCCAGGGTAGGAAGATAAGGTAAAGTAAAGCATTAATTCATTTATATCATGATTTATGTCTATAAGAATAAATATGGATGCATGTTTACAAACGGAAGACGAACGGAAAAGATTGGAGTGGGTGGGAAAATTGAATTTTGGATGACGGAGCAAGATGGATCGAGTTACAGGTTGATGTTTACGCTAACATGAAATGGAAGTGGCCAGATTAAGTCGGCAGCTGTCATGATATTTACATGAGACGCATTTATTACGTGGAGCACGgccaggtgtgctgcaggaggatgccaagctagggagtgatggtggagcagggccaggtgtgctgcaggaggctgccaagctagggagtgatggtggagcagggccaggtgtgctgcaggaggatgccaagctagggagtgatggtggagcacggccaggtgtgctgcaggaggatgccaagctagggagtgatgttggggcagggccaggtgtgctgcaggaggctgcTAAGTTCCTCCTGTCCCAGGGTACAACTGGAGAACACCTTGTCGCAAGCCGCCGTCGCCACCTGTTCTTGAGTCTTGCTAACATCAGCAGCAGTGTTGTCGAAGGTGGCGTGGTAGAAGGAGAGCGTGTCCGGGTTGTTGGAGAATAGCTGCAGGAGGACATTTTCCTCCAGAGTGCGAGCATGTGCCTGCTTGTTGTTCAGGTGACACAAGAGCTTGAGGACACAGCCATCAGTGTCCAGGCGGGAGGCAGCTGACACCAGCAACTTCTCCagctccaccacctcctcaccccacgtcTCCTGGGTGGTGGAGCGCTTGTGGTACCTCTGGGCAGGAGGGTCATACGTGGGTtctggtgggtcatggtagtacTCTGGTGGGTACTCGTATAACTCTTTTTTCTCATTACCTTTTTTGATCAGTGCTACCGACAGTGCCACCTGCAACATAACACTGATATAAATCTTATGTTCCTACGATAAGGAGACTATGTGTAGTCCCACGGTAAGGAGACTATGTGTTGTCCTACGATAAGGAGACTATGTGTAGTCCTACGTTAAGGAGACTATGTGTTGTCCTACGATAAGGAGACTATGTGTAGTCCTACGATAAGGAGACTATGTGTAGTCCCACGGTAAGGAGACTATGTGTTGTCCTACGATAAGGAGACTATGTGTTGTCCTACGATAAGGAGACTATGTGTAGTCCCACGGTAAGGA
Coding sequences within it:
- the LOC139761051 gene encoding uncharacterized protein isoform X3 codes for the protein MRLAVIVCVVLGVLAASEGFLVGPGSGVPGGIISGLWWIVKVALSVALIKKGNEKKELYEYPPEYYHDPPEPTYDPPAQRYHKRSTTQETWGEEVVELEKLLVSAASRLDTDGCVLKLLCHLNNKQAHARTLEENVLLQLFSNNPDTLSFYHATFDNTAADVSKTQEQVATAACDKVFSSCTLGQEELSSLLQHTWPCPNITP
- the LOC139761051 gene encoding uncharacterized protein isoform X2, whose protein sequence is MWVSGRHIYGATQLFLPQPCLTTPHHTTPQQPPPPAMRLAVIVCVVLGVLAASEGFLVGPGSGVPGGIISGLWWIVKVALSVALIKKGNEKKELYEYPPEYYHDPPEPTYDPPAQRYHKRSTTQETWGEEVVELEKLLVSAASRLDTDGCVLKLLCHLNNKQAHARTLEENVLLQLFSNNPDTLSFYHATFDNTAADVSKTQEQVATAACDKVFSSCTLGQEELSSLLQHTWPCPNITP